In the Streptomyces sp. WMMC940 genome, GCACGACACCGCCGCCCACCCCGCCACGGCCTGCTGGGGCGCCGCCGCCCTGCACGCCCTGCACCTCGTCGCACGCGGCAGACTGCTCCCCGGCCTGACATCCACCGACCACGACGCCTGGCGCGCCGGGCCACTCGACGCCGACGACATCGCCCAGCTCCGGGCCATCGCCGCCGCCATGCCGCCCGAGGCGCACGCCACCCCCCTCCCCGGGCTGCGGCCACTCCGGCTGCCCGAACCCGAGGCGCTGATCAGAGCATTCCTCGACGCGGTCGCGGACAGCCTGCCCCGCACCCCCGCCGCCGAGCACGCCGCCGGCGGACCGTTCGCCGCCACGGCACCGCAGCACCTGCCGCACGCCCGCGAATGGGCGGCACAGGCCGCGGCAGGCATGGACGCCGGCGTCCGGATCTCCCTCCGCCTGGACCTGTCCCCCCACGAACTCTTCGACACGTCCGAGGACGGCCGAGACGGCCGGCAGGCCGCGGCAGCCCTCGTCCAGGTGCACAGCCTCGCCGACCCCACACTCGTCGTCGACGCCGCACGGCTGTGGGCGGGGGAGGGCGACGAGCACTTCGGCCCCCGCGCCCGCGTCGACGCCGTGCTGGCCCTGCGCCGCGCCGCCCGCGTCTGGCCCCCACTCGGCCGGCTCCTCGAGCGCGAGGTGCCCGACGTCCTGCCCGTCACCGAGGACGAGCTGTACGAGCTGCTGGGCCCGGCAGCCACCCGCCTCGCCGACGCCGGGATCGCCGTGCACTGGCCCAGGGAACTCGCCAGGACCCTCAGCGCCACGGCGGTCGTCCGCCCGACCGCACCCGGCTCCGCCACCGACGGCACGCCGTTCTTCGAGAGCGAGCAGCTCCTGCGGTTCGACTGGCGACTCGCGCTCGACGGCGACCCCCTCACCGAGCAGGAGATGGACGCCCTCGCCGAATCCCACCGGCCCGTCGTCCGGCTGCGCGACCAGTGGGTGGTCGTCGACCCCGAGCTCGTACGCAAGGCCCGCAAGCGCGAACTCGGCCTGCTGGAACCGGTGGACGCCCTGGCCGCGGCACTCACCGGCACCGCCGAGGTCGACGGCGAGAGGGTCGAGGCCGTCCCCGAGGGCGCGCTGGCCGCCCTGCGGGACCGGCTCACCCACGGTCCGGCCCCCCTCGCCCAGCCCACCGCCCTCGCCGCCACCCTGCGGGAGTACCAACTGCGCGGACTCGCCTGGCTCGACCTGATGACCTCACTGGGCCTCGGCGGCTGCCTCGCCGACGACATGGGCCTCGGCAAGACCGTCACCGTCATCGCGCTCCACCTCCACCGCGCCGAGCACCGGGCCCGCACGGCACCCACACTCGTCGTCTGCCCCGCGTCCCTGCTCGGCAACTGGCAGCGGGAGATCACACGCTTCGCACCCGGAGTGCCCGTCCGGCGCTTCCACGGCCAGGAACGCAGCCTCGACACCGGCCCCGGCGGCTTCGTCCTCACCACCTACGGCACCATGCGCACCAGCGCCGCGGAGATCGCCGCCCGGGACTGGGGCATGGTCGTCGCCGACGAGGCCCAGCACGTCAAGAACCCCTTCTCCGCGACCGCCAAGGCCCTGCGCACCATTCCCGCCCCGGCCCGCGTCGCCCTCACCGGCACCCCCGTCGAGAACAACCTCTCCGAGCTGTGGTCCCTCCTCGACTGGACCACACCGGGACTGCTCGGGCCGCTGAAGACCTTCCGCGCCCGCCACGCCCGCACCGTCGAGAACAACGAGCACACCGGCAACGAGGAGGCGGTCGAACGTCTCGCCCGGCTCGTCCGCCCCTTCCTGCTGCGGCGGAAGAAGAGCGACCCCGGCATCGTGCCCGAACTCCCGCCGAAGACCGAGTCCGACCACCCCGTCCCCCTCACCCGGGAACAGGCGTCGCTCTACGAGGCGGTCGTCCGGGAGACCATGGCCCGGATCGAGACCGCCGAAGGCATCGCCCGCCGCGGCCTCGTCATGAAGCTGCTCACCTCGCTCAAGCAGATCTGCAACCACCCGGCGCAGTTCCTGAAGGAGGACCGGCCCCGCCTCACGGCCCGTTCCGGCAAACTCGCACTGCTGGACGAACTGCTCGACACGATCCTGGCCGAGGACGGTTCCGTGCTGGTCTTCACCCAGTACGTGGCGATGGCCCGGCTCATCACGGACCATCTGGCCTCCCGGGCGACCCCGTCCCAGCTGCTGCACGGCTCCACCCCCGTACCGGAGCGGGAGAGGATGGTGGACCGCTTCCAGTCCGGCGAGATCCCCGTCTTCGTCCTCTCCCTCAAGGCGGCGGGCACCGGACTCAACCTGACCCGAGCCGGCCACGTCGTCCACTACGACCGCTGGTGGAACCCGGCGGTGGAGGACCAGGCCACCGACCGCGCCCACCGCATCGGGCAGACCCAGCCCGTCCAGGTCCACCGGCTGATCACCGAAGGCACGGTCGAGGACCGCATCTCCGAACTCCTCCAGTCGAAACGGGCCCTGGCGGACGCCGTCCTCGGCTCCGGCGAGGCCGCCCTGACCGAACTCACCGACCGCGAACTGGCCGACCTCGTGTCCCTCAGGAGGCCGTCATGACCCCGGCCCCGCCCCGCCGTACGCAGGCCGCACCGCACCGCACCGGCCGGCCCGCCCGGGAGGCCCCGCACCGCCCGGACGACCGACGGCGCACGTTCCCCGCCCTCGCCCCCCGGCCCGGGAAGGACGGCTTCGCCACCTCCTGGTGGGGCGACGCCTGGGTGGACGCCCTGGAGGACACCGCCCTCGACCCGGCCCGTCTCACCCGCGGCCGGGCGTACGCCGGACGCGGCCACGTCGACGCGATCACCGTGACCCCGGGAAGAGTCGTCGCCTACGTCCACGGCTCCCGGCCGCGCCCCTACCGCGCCGAGATCCGGCTGCGCACCCTCGGCGACGACGACTGGGAGCGGCTGCTGGACACCGCGGCGGCCCGTCCGGACCACATCGCGGCCCTCCTCGACAAGGACGTCCCGCACGCCCTCGCGTCCGCCGCCGACCTGCTGCCCGCGCCCGGCGACCTGATCCCCGACTGCTCCTGCCCCGACGACGGGTTCCCCTGCAAACACGCCGCGGCACTCTGCTACCAGACCGCCAGGATCCTCGACGAGGACCCTTTCGTGCTCTTCCTCATGCGCGGCCGCGGCGAGCAGGAGATCCTCGCCGAGCTCACCCGGCGCAACGCCGCCCGCTCGGCGGCCGAACACGCCCGACGCCGCGCCGCCCCCACGGGACACCACGCCGACGACGGCGACGACACCGCCCCGGTTCTCGCCACGGTGCGCGCCCGCGACGTCCTCGCCCCGCGCGCCCGCCCCCCGCTCCCGCCCCCGCTGCCCGCACCACCGCAGCCGGGTCGCCCACCCGTGTACCCCCAGGCCGCCGGCGCACCCGACCCCCTCGCCCTCGACCTCCTCGCCGGCGAGGCCGCGGCCCGCGCCCACACCACCCTGCGCACCGGCAGGGACCCGGTCGGCGGGCTCAACCTCTGGCAGGACGCGGTCCGGCTCGCCGCCGCCCACCCCGGATCCGGGCTGACCGCGTCCACCCGCACGCTGTACACCGCTCTGGCCCGAGCCGACGGCCGCACCCCCACCGACCTGGCGCGCGCCGTGGCCGCCTGGCGCCAGGGCGGGCTCGCGGGACTCGCGGCCCTGGAAGAGGAATGGGACCCGCCCGCCGGTCCCTTCGACCGGGCCCGCCCCGCCCTCGCCGCCGCGGACTTCCCGCACTTCCGTCCCCGGCGCAATCGCCTCTCCACCCCCTCCCTCCAACTGCGTCTGGGCCGCGACGGCTTGTGGTACGGATACGAGTCGGACCCCGGCCGGGACGACTGGTGGCCGCGGGGCACACCGGACGAGGACCCGGTGGGCGCCCTCACGACCCTCCTGGGCCGCTGACCACAGGCCCGGGCCCACGGCCGGCCCCCGGGCCGCGCCGACCACCCCACCCGGCGCGCGCACCGGCGCCGAGTACAGGACCGCGACGCCGGGAGCCGAACACAACGACGGTGCTGAACAGTTCTGCCTCGCCCCACCCGAAGGGGTGAAACGCCTCGCGGCCATAACCCGGTCGGTTCCATGCCGTTATTTTCGGTGCGGGTGAGCACCCGTGTTCATCCACCGGAAGGCAGGAATCCATGAGGCACATTCGCCGAACAGGTCTGGTCGCAGCGATGGTCACCGGCGGCGCGCTGGCCGCCGCCGGGGCCGCCCACGCCGACTCGGGCGCGCAGGGGAGCGCGGCCGGATCACCGGGCCTGATCTCCGGCAACGCGGTGCAGATCCCGGTCCATGTGCCGGTGAACGTGTGCGGCAACACCGTGAACGTGATCGGTCTGCTGAACCCGGCGGTCGGCAACAGCTGCGAGAACGAAGGAAACGGCGGCGGAGGCGACGGCGCGACAGGCGGCGGAGCGGTCGCCGGGGCGAGTGCGAACGACTCGCCCGGAGTCCTCTCCGGGAACGCGGTCCAGCTGCCCGTCGACGTCCCCGTGAACGTCACCGGCAACTCCGTGAACGTCGTCGGCATCGGCAACGCCGCGGCCGGCAACTCCTCCTCGAACTCCGCCAACCCGCCGGCCCCGCCCCGGCAGGTGACGCCGCCGAAGACGGTCACACCGTCGGAGGTCCGCCCCGTCACGCGCGCCCCGGAGCCCCAGCAGGGCCCGGTCCACCTGGCAGAGACCGGCACACCGGCGTCCCTGGGCCTCACCCTCCCGGCGGGCGCGGCTCTGGTCCTGGGCGGCGCCGTGCTGTTCCGCCGGTCCCGCGCCACGGCGTAGACGCGCCGGGCGCCCACGTCGCACACGGGCCCGTGCTGCTCCTGCCGCCCGGTCCTGAGCCGTGCGGGCCGGCAAGCGCGGCCCGCCGCGCCCCCTCCGCCGCCACCCGCCTGCGCCGCGACCACCCGAGCTGGTCTCGGCCGCGCTGACGCATGCACGGCTGAGGCAGCCCGCGATGGCCACGTTCGGTGCGGAGGACGCCTACCGCGGAAACCCTCCGCCCCTGCGCACCCCCGGGTGACCATCCGCTCCGGACGCCCCGGCCGTCACGGCGGCGTCGCCCGCCAGGCCGTGAGCATCGTGTCGACCGCAGTGGCGACACGCCGGCGGGCCTCGTGGCGAGGGACACCCCGCATCAGCAGCGCGTCGTACGGCGTGTCCCGATGACGCACCGAAGCCCGCACGGCCGCCGTGACCGCGCCCTCGTCCAGGGCGCGGCCGGCCGCGGTACGGCCCACCCGCCCGCTGCCCCGCACCGAGGTGTGCGCCGCCACGTCCAGCGCGCGGTCCAGCGGGCAGGACGGGAAGAGCCGCAGGATCTCCGCGGTGAGCCGGGCGGTGAACCGGACGTCCTCCGCTGCCCGCCGGGCCGCGTCCCGCTCCCGCCGCCGGGCCCGTGCCTCCGCATCGGCCAGGCACGCCGCCTCCGCACGTGCCAGTGCCGCCTCCTCCACCAGCAGGCCCTGCCGTTCGTACCGGGTGCGCTGTCTGTTGTGCCGTACGACGACGGCCCACAGGGAACTCGCCTCGCGCGCCCGACGGGTCAGCGCCGCGTCACCTCGCGCCAGGAAGACCAGATGGCCCAGGTCCGCGCAGTCGAGACAGCGCGGCGCGTGGAACTCCAGCACCAGCCGCTCCAGCGGTCCCCGCCGGCATTCCGCGCAATGCCGCCGCTTCAGCGGCTCGACGACGACGAGCGGATCCACCGGACCCTCGCCCCCTCCCCGTGGAACGCGCCCTCGCGAACGGGAGATGACAGCTGACAGATGACGGCCGCCCAATAATCGTTCGAGAAAAGGACATCGGTCTTGCTAACTTCCCGGACGTGGCGAAACTCAATCAGATCATCGCAGTGGAGAAGGGCGTCAAGTCCAAGGCGCACCAGGACCTGACGACGGCTCATCACGGCCTCCAGAAGCCGGCCCTGCTCGCCGGAATCGCCCGCACCTACCAGCCCAAGGACGAGGAGGGCGAGCAGCTCCCGCCCGAGTCGACGCTGGTGCAGGTCAAGGCCGAGGACGTGCTGCGCGACACCGCGAGGACACTGACCCGGTTGTTCGACGTGACCGCCACCAAGGACTGGGCCAACTGCACGGCCCGCGCGGACATCACCGTCGACGGGCGGGTCCTCGTCGCGGACGTACCCGTCGCGTACCTCCTCTTCCTGGAGAAGCAGCTCACGGACATCAACACCTTCGTGCGCAAGCTCCCGGTGCTGGACGCGGCGGAGTCCTGGACCCAGGACCCGTCCACCGACTCCTGGAAGACCGAGCCGGTCAAGACGGTCCGCACGAGGAAGGTGCCCCGAAACCATGTGAAGGCGGAGGCGACCGAGAAGCACCCCGCGCAGGTCGAGGTGTACTACGAGGACATCCCGGTGGGGTACTGGACCACCGTGAAGTTCTCCGGTGCCCTGCCCGCCCGCCGGGTCAACGAGCTGCTGGACCGGGTGGAGAAGCTCCAGCAGGCGGTGAAGTTCGCCCGTGAGGAGGCGAACGGCGCGGAGGTCACCGACCAGCGGGTCGGCGACGCCGTGTTCGGCTACCTCTTCGGGTAGCCCCAAGTACTCCCCGGCCACCACGCACCACGGCCGGGGCGCGCGAGGAGCGCAAAGCTGAAGCTGAAGCTTGTCGTGAACCGCGCGGCCGGCAGGAGACCGGCCGCGATGAATCTCAGACTCTCGCTCCAGACTCAGCATTCGCCGCTCATCGCCGGATCGACCGGGCCCGGGCCCTGGTGCGTCGAGATGCCGGTTCAAGTCCGGCCCGCGGAGCTCGGTCCGCGGTGGTCCAAAGGAAGGACGCGGCGCAATGACGACTGACCCGGGTCCTCAAGCGTGCCGGCGTGTGAATGTGAGCGGCATCAACAGGGCCCGGAGGCCGGCTACGCCTCCGGGCCCGCTCCCGTTCACCGGCGTCCTCCGCGCGTGCCGGGCGACGCGGTCCGGTCCTCCCGGCGCGCCGTGAACCATCCCGGCTCCGCGGGCCCTCCGGCGCGCGCCCCGCATCGCCCGGTTCACCCGGCCCGGCGGCCCGCGGCTTCTCGCCTACTGGCGGTATCCGCTCAGGAAGCGCCCGATCCGGCTGATCGCGGCATCCAGGTCGTCCGCGTGCGGCAGGGTCAGGATGCGGAAGTGGTCCGGGCGCGGCCAGCTGAAGCCGGTGCCCTGCACGACCTGGATCTTCTCCCGCAGCAGCAGGTCCAGCACGAACCTCTCGTCGTCGTGGATGGGGTGCACCTCGGGGTCGATGCGCGGGAAGGCGTACAGCGCCCCTTTGGGCTTCACGCACGAGATGCCGGGGATCTCGTTCAGCCGTTCCCACGCCCGGTCGCGCTGCTCGCGCAGCCGTCCTCCCGGCGCGGTCAGCTCGTGGATGGACTGGCGTCCGCCGAGCGCGGCCTGGATGGCGTACTGCGCGGGCGCGTTGGGGCACAGCCGCATCGACGCGAGCATCGTGAGCCCCTCCAGGTAGCTGCGGGCATGCTGCTTGGGGCCGGTGACGACCAGCCAGCCGGAGCGGAAGCCGGCCACCCGGTAGGTCTTGGACAGTCCGCTGAAGGTGAGGACGAGCAGGTCCGGGGCGAGCGCGGCCGCGGTGTGGTGGACCGCGTCGTCGTAGACGATCTGGTCGTAGATCTCGTCGGCGAAGACCATCAGCTGGTGGCGGCGTGCCAGGTCCAGGATGCCCTCGACGATCTCCCGCGGATACACCGCTCCGGTGGGGTTGTTGGGGTTGATGATCACGACGGCCCTGGTCCGGTCGGTGATCTTCGACGCCATGTCGTGCAGGTCCGGGTACCAGTCGGACGCCTCGTCGCAGAGGTAGTGGACGGGCTTGCCGCCGGAGAGGGTCGTGACGGCGGTCCACAGCGGGAAGTCGGGTGCGGGGACGAGTACTTCGTCGCCGTCCTCCAGGAGTGCCTGCACGGCCATGGACACGAGTTCCGAGACGCCGTTGCCGAGGAACACGTCGTCGACGGAGACGTCCGTGAGTCCGAGGGCCTGGTAGCGCTGGGCGACGGCGCGCCGGGCGGAGAGGATGCCGCGGGAGTCCGTGTAGCCGTGGGCCTTCGGCAGCATCCGGATCATGTCCTGGACGATTTCCTCCGGCGCCTCGAAGCCGAACAGCGCGGGGTTGCCGGTGTTGAGCCTCAGCACGCTGTGGCCTGCCTCCTCCAGTGCGTTGGCGTGCTCGATCACCGGGCCGCGGATCTCGTAGCAGACATCGCTGAGCTTGCTCGACTGCCGGAACTCCATGTGGAGGCCTCCCCAGGACTGGCGCGGACGGTGGTACCCGCTGTCACTTGGTTTTACCAAGTGACAGCTTGGAAAGTCCAACAACGGGTCTAGACTGCCCTGCATGCCCCGTCCTCCACGCCGCCGAAGCTACGACCAGTACTGCGCCGTCGCCCGCGCCCTCGACTCCGTCGGCGACCGCTGGACGCTGCTGATCGTGCGGGAACTGCTGGCGGGCCCCCGCCGGTACACCGATCTCCACGCCGATCTGCCCGGAGTCAGCACGGACGTCCTCGCCTCCCGGCTCAAGGACATGGAGCGCGAGGGGCTGACGGCCCGCCGCCGGCTGCCCGCCCCCGTCTCGGCGTACGTGTACGAACTGACCGAACGCGGCCGGTCGTTGCTCCCCCTGGTCGGAGCCCTCGCCGAATGGGGTGCGCCCGCACTCGACCGGCCCCGCCCGACGGACGCCGTGCGGGCCCACTGGTTCGCCCTCCCGTTGCTGCGCCGGCTGGAGGCGGCGGGTGCGACCGGCACCGTCGAAGTGCGCCTCCCGGAGGGGGAGTTCCATCTGCGGCTCGTTCCGGACGGCTCCGGGGAATCCGGTTACGGGGACGGCCCGGCCCCCGCCGGTATCCCGGTCACCCGGCTGGAGCTGGACGGCGGCACCTGCCTCGCCGTCAGCCGGGGTGACCTCGGCGTCGCGGAGGGCGTACGGGACGGGCGCATCCGCCTCTCCGGCGGCGGCACCCTGGCAGCCGCGCTCGCGGAAGGGCTCGAAGGGGAGCCCCCGGGCACCGGCCGGGACACGGGCGTACTCGTCGACGCGTCCCGCGGCCGGTCGCGGGACGCCCCGGAGCAGGGCGGCCGGGAGCAGGGCGGCCGGGAGCGATGATGGACGGGTGCGACTGGAACCGATCACCTGGGAACGGCTGACCGAGGCCGTCGCCGACCGGATCGCGAAGAGGCGGGCCGACGACGGCAGCCCGTGGCTGCGCGTCGCCGTCGACGGCGCACCCGCCGCCGGCACGGCGGGTGCGGCCGGGGCCCTCGCCGAGGCTCTGCGGTTGCGCGGCCGGGCGGTGCGGGTGGTGGGCACGGGCGGGTTCCTGCGGCCCGCCTCGCTGCGGCTCGAGCTCGGACGCGAGGATCCCGACAGCTTCTACGACGGCTGGTTCGACACCGGGGCGCTCTGGCGCGAGGTGTTCGGGCCGCTGGAGCCGGGGGGTTCGGGACGGGTGCTCCCGGATCTCCGGGACCCGGTCACCGACCGCTCGACACGCAGCCCCCGCATCGAACTGCCGCCGGGCGGCGTCCTGGTGCTCCACGGCCCGCTGCTCCTCGGGCACTGGTTCCCCTTCGACCTGACCGTCCATCTGCGCCTCTCGTCCGGAGCCCTGCGCCGCCGCACCGACGCCGCCGAGCTGTGGACGCTGCCCGCCTTCGAGCGCTACGAGCAGGAGGTCTCGCCGTCGGAGTCCGCCGACGTGGTGGTCCGTGCCGACGACCCGCGCCACCCCGCGTGGAACGCGCCGTGGGAAGGCCGCGACGGAATCGGACGCTGAGGTGCGTCGGGGGCACTCGCGGGGTGCGTGCTCCGGGTGACGGGCACGGCCGGCCCGGTGGCGCGCGGGCAGTCCGGGCGGTTCCGG is a window encoding:
- a CDS encoding chaplin; the protein is MRHIRRTGLVAAMVTGGALAAAGAAHADSGAQGSAAGSPGLISGNAVQIPVHVPVNVCGNTVNVIGLLNPAVGNSCENEGNGGGGDGATGGGAVAGASANDSPGVLSGNAVQLPVDVPVNVTGNSVNVVGIGNAAAGNSSSNSANPPAPPRQVTPPKTVTPSEVRPVTRAPEPQQGPVHLAETGTPASLGLTLPAGAALVLGGAVLFRRSRATA
- a CDS encoding SWIM zinc finger family protein; this encodes MTPAPPRRTQAAPHRTGRPAREAPHRPDDRRRTFPALAPRPGKDGFATSWWGDAWVDALEDTALDPARLTRGRAYAGRGHVDAITVTPGRVVAYVHGSRPRPYRAEIRLRTLGDDDWERLLDTAAARPDHIAALLDKDVPHALASAADLLPAPGDLIPDCSCPDDGFPCKHAAALCYQTARILDEDPFVLFLMRGRGEQEILAELTRRNAARSAAEHARRRAAPTGHHADDGDDTAPVLATVRARDVLAPRARPPLPPPLPAPPQPGRPPVYPQAAGAPDPLALDLLAGEAAARAHTTLRTGRDPVGGLNLWQDAVRLAAAHPGSGLTASTRTLYTALARADGRTPTDLARAVAAWRQGGLAGLAALEEEWDPPAGPFDRARPALAAADFPHFRPRRNRLSTPSLQLRLGRDGLWYGYESDPGRDDWWPRGTPDEDPVGALTTLLGR
- a CDS encoding DUF7873 family protein is translated as MAKLNQIIAVEKGVKSKAHQDLTTAHHGLQKPALLAGIARTYQPKDEEGEQLPPESTLVQVKAEDVLRDTARTLTRLFDVTATKDWANCTARADITVDGRVLVADVPVAYLLFLEKQLTDINTFVRKLPVLDAAESWTQDPSTDSWKTEPVKTVRTRKVPRNHVKAEATEKHPAQVEVYYEDIPVGYWTTVKFSGALPARRVNELLDRVEKLQQAVKFAREEANGAEVTDQRVGDAVFGYLFG
- a CDS encoding DEAD/DEAH box helicase, with amino-acid sequence MLHTLAAVFRPAALPRDGRVAFWSPDGKPLPDSAAAGDTPAVPGEITVVRRHGAGIRSRTVPALLLPVADAVPLLAGTRHDTAAHPATACWGAAALHALHLVARGRLLPGLTSTDHDAWRAGPLDADDIAQLRAIAAAMPPEAHATPLPGLRPLRLPEPEALIRAFLDAVADSLPRTPAAEHAAGGPFAATAPQHLPHAREWAAQAAAGMDAGVRISLRLDLSPHELFDTSEDGRDGRQAAAALVQVHSLADPTLVVDAARLWAGEGDEHFGPRARVDAVLALRRAARVWPPLGRLLEREVPDVLPVTEDELYELLGPAATRLADAGIAVHWPRELARTLSATAVVRPTAPGSATDGTPFFESEQLLRFDWRLALDGDPLTEQEMDALAESHRPVVRLRDQWVVVDPELVRKARKRELGLLEPVDALAAALTGTAEVDGERVEAVPEGALAALRDRLTHGPAPLAQPTALAATLREYQLRGLAWLDLMTSLGLGGCLADDMGLGKTVTVIALHLHRAEHRARTAPTLVVCPASLLGNWQREITRFAPGVPVRRFHGQERSLDTGPGGFVLTTYGTMRTSAAEIAARDWGMVVADEAQHVKNPFSATAKALRTIPAPARVALTGTPVENNLSELWSLLDWTTPGLLGPLKTFRARHARTVENNEHTGNEEAVERLARLVRPFLLRRKKSDPGIVPELPPKTESDHPVPLTREQASLYEAVVRETMARIETAEGIARRGLVMKLLTSLKQICNHPAQFLKEDRPRLTARSGKLALLDELLDTILAEDGSVLVFTQYVAMARLITDHLASRATPSQLLHGSTPVPERERMVDRFQSGEIPVFVLSLKAAGTGLNLTRAGHVVHYDRWWNPAVEDQATDRAHRIGQTQPVQVHRLITEGTVEDRISELLQSKRALADAVLGSGEAALTELTDRELADLVSLRRPS
- a CDS encoding DUF2293 domain-containing protein, with protein sequence MDPLVVVEPLKRRHCAECRRGPLERLVLEFHAPRCLDCADLGHLVFLARGDAALTRRAREASSLWAVVVRHNRQRTRYERQGLLVEEAALARAEAACLADAEARARRRERDAARRAAEDVRFTARLTAEILRLFPSCPLDRALDVAAHTSVRGSGRVGRTAAGRALDEGAVTAAVRASVRHRDTPYDALLMRGVPRHEARRRVATAVDTMLTAWRATPP
- a CDS encoding uridine kinase; its protein translation is MRLEPITWERLTEAVADRIAKRRADDGSPWLRVAVDGAPAAGTAGAAGALAEALRLRGRAVRVVGTGGFLRPASLRLELGREDPDSFYDGWFDTGALWREVFGPLEPGGSGRVLPDLRDPVTDRSTRSPRIELPPGGVLVLHGPLLLGHWFPFDLTVHLRLSSGALRRRTDAAELWTLPAFERYEQEVSPSESADVVVRADDPRHPAWNAPWEGRDGIGR
- a CDS encoding pyridoxal phosphate-dependent aminotransferase, whose product is MEFRQSSKLSDVCYEIRGPVIEHANALEEAGHSVLRLNTGNPALFGFEAPEEIVQDMIRMLPKAHGYTDSRGILSARRAVAQRYQALGLTDVSVDDVFLGNGVSELVSMAVQALLEDGDEVLVPAPDFPLWTAVTTLSGGKPVHYLCDEASDWYPDLHDMASKITDRTRAVVIINPNNPTGAVYPREIVEGILDLARRHQLMVFADEIYDQIVYDDAVHHTAAALAPDLLVLTFSGLSKTYRVAGFRSGWLVVTGPKQHARSYLEGLTMLASMRLCPNAPAQYAIQAALGGRQSIHELTAPGGRLREQRDRAWERLNEIPGISCVKPKGALYAFPRIDPEVHPIHDDERFVLDLLLREKIQVVQGTGFSWPRPDHFRILTLPHADDLDAAISRIGRFLSGYRQ